In Stenotrophomonas sp. ESTM1D_MKCIP4_1, a single genomic region encodes these proteins:
- a CDS encoding Na+/H+ antiporter subunit C — MELALATAIGVLTAIGIYLLLRARSFDVILGMTFLSYATNLLIFAGGRVVLGKAPVLKDGVDSHLGNYTDPLPQALVLTAIVIAFAMTAVSIVLAMRSRSDNHSDHVDAHEPDEDAPPRRDEDHA; from the coding sequence ATGGAACTGGCCCTGGCCACCGCGATCGGCGTGCTGACCGCCATCGGCATCTACCTGCTGCTGCGCGCGCGCAGCTTCGATGTGATCCTCGGCATGACCTTCCTGTCCTATGCCACCAACCTGCTGATCTTCGCCGGTGGCCGCGTGGTGCTGGGCAAGGCGCCGGTGCTGAAGGATGGCGTGGACAGCCACCTGGGCAACTACACCGATCCGCTGCCGCAGGCACTGGTGCTGACTGCCATCGTCATCGCCTTCGCGATGACCGCAGTGAGCATCGTGCTGGCCATGCGCAGCCGCAGTGACAACCACAGCGACCACGTCGATGCGCACGAACCGGATGAGGACGCCCCGCCGCGTCGGGACGAGGACCACGCATGA
- a CDS encoding monovalent cation/H+ antiporter subunit D: MNHLVILPILIPLLGAALSLFVEHRRYGPKVQRSVAWTAMAALAMAVGLLFAQTAGGDINVYLLGDWPSRLGIALVADRLSAWMLLTTLLLAIPCLMHACSGWDRRAPHFHALFQFQLVGLNGAFLTGDIFNLFVFFEVMLIASYGLLLSGGRGLRMRIGLHYVVFNVTASTLFLIALGLLYASLGSLNMAELSQRIAEVPPAQLTLVKATMGLLLLVFCAKAALMPLYLWLPESYARAPAAVAALFAIMTKVGLYAVLRVQMLWFGEDAGALAGYGRDWLLWAGVATLVLGGLGALAAARLRVLISYLVIVSAATLFIAFAVGTPKVLSAGLYYLPHSTFVAAALFLVADLIRRRRGGASDRKEVVAPMPGKETPAVLFLIGAVSVAGLPPLSGFLAKAALLAGMPAQYTGAVWTAVLVSSLLVIMGLTRGGIRLFWRVPLPDPDAPPPRKARLRRIELYAACLLLAYGIGMTLGAAPLMRHTDAIAAQLLQPGDYVQQLRATPPEIRQP, translated from the coding sequence ATGAACCATCTGGTGATCCTGCCGATCCTGATTCCGCTGCTCGGCGCCGCACTCTCCCTGTTCGTCGAGCACCGCCGCTATGGCCCCAAGGTGCAGCGCAGCGTGGCCTGGACCGCGATGGCGGCGCTGGCGATGGCGGTGGGCCTGCTGTTCGCGCAGACCGCTGGCGGCGACATCAACGTCTACCTGCTGGGTGACTGGCCCTCGCGGCTGGGCATCGCGCTGGTGGCCGACCGCCTGTCGGCGTGGATGCTGCTGACCACCCTGCTGCTGGCCATCCCCTGCCTGATGCACGCCTGTTCGGGCTGGGACCGGCGCGCGCCGCACTTCCACGCGCTGTTCCAGTTCCAGCTGGTCGGCCTGAACGGCGCGTTCCTTACCGGCGACATCTTCAACCTGTTCGTGTTCTTCGAGGTGATGCTGATCGCCTCCTACGGCCTGCTGCTCAGCGGCGGCCGTGGCCTGCGCATGCGCATCGGCCTGCACTACGTGGTGTTCAACGTCACCGCCTCGACCCTGTTCCTGATCGCGCTGGGCCTGCTGTACGCCTCGCTGGGTTCACTGAACATGGCCGAGCTGTCGCAGCGCATCGCCGAGGTGCCGCCGGCGCAGCTGACCCTGGTGAAGGCGACCATGGGGCTTTTGCTGCTGGTGTTCTGCGCCAAGGCCGCGCTGATGCCGCTGTACCTGTGGCTGCCCGAATCCTACGCACGTGCGCCCGCTGCGGTGGCGGCGCTGTTCGCCATCATGACCAAGGTCGGCCTGTACGCCGTGCTGCGCGTGCAGATGCTGTGGTTCGGCGAGGACGCGGGCGCGCTGGCCGGCTACGGCCGCGACTGGCTGCTGTGGGCCGGCGTGGCCACCCTGGTGCTGGGTGGCCTGGGTGCACTGGCCGCCGCCCGCCTGCGCGTACTGATCTCCTATCTGGTCATCGTCTCGGCGGCCACGCTGTTCATCGCGTTCGCGGTGGGCACGCCGAAAGTGCTGTCGGCCGGCCTGTATTACCTGCCGCACAGCACGTTCGTGGCGGCCGCCCTGTTCCTCGTCGCCGACCTGATCCGCCGCCGTCGCGGCGGCGCCAGCGATCGCAAGGAAGTGGTGGCACCGATGCCAGGCAAGGAAACGCCGGCCGTGCTGTTCCTGATCGGTGCGGTCTCGGTGGCCGGCCTGCCGCCGCTGTCCGGCTTCCTGGCCAAGGCCGCATTGCTGGCCGGCATGCCCGCGCAGTACACCGGCGCGGTGTGGACGGCCGTACTGGTCAGCAGCCTGCTGGTCATCATGGGCCTGACCCGCGGTGGCATCCGCCTGTTCTGGCGCGTGCCGCTGCCCGACCCCGATGCACCGCCGCCGCGCAAGGCACGGCTGCGCCGCATCGAGTTGTACGCCGCCTGCCTGCTGCTGGCCTATGGCATCGGCATGACCCTGGGCGCGGCACCGCTGATGCGCCACACCGATGCCATCGCCGCCCAGCTGCTGCAGCCGGGTGACTACGTGCAGCAGTTGCGCGCGACCCCGCCGGAGATCCGCCAGCCATGA
- a CDS encoding Na+/H+ antiporter subunit E, giving the protein MTAKRSLSRRVFPSPALSMMVVAFWLLMSDSFTLGQIVLGMVLGVVVPLFAARLDREFARIGTLRPVPKLLFVTLWDILMSNIRVAIQVLGPERNIHPGFIWLPLDIANIHGIAALTSMITLTPGTVSAALSDDRKYLLVHVLHLDDPQDLIDTIKRRYEAPLMEIFP; this is encoded by the coding sequence ATGACCGCCAAGCGTTCCCTCAGCCGCCGCGTGTTCCCCTCGCCCGCCCTGAGCATGATGGTGGTGGCGTTCTGGCTGCTCATGTCCGACAGCTTCACCCTTGGCCAGATCGTGCTGGGCATGGTGCTGGGCGTGGTGGTACCGCTGTTCGCCGCCCGCCTGGACCGCGAATTCGCCCGCATCGGTACGCTGCGGCCGGTGCCGAAGCTGCTGTTCGTCACCCTGTGGGACATCCTCATGTCCAACATCCGCGTGGCCATCCAGGTGCTCGGCCCGGAGCGCAACATCCACCCCGGCTTCATCTGGCTGCCGCTGGACATCGCCAACATCCACGGCATCGCCGCGCTGACCAGCATGATCACCCTGACCCCGGGCACCGTGTCGGCCGCACTGAGCGATGACCGCAAATACCTGCTGGTGCACGTGCTGCACCTGGACGACCCGCAGGACCTGATCGACACGATCAAGCGACGTTACGAAGCCCCGTTGATGGAGATCTTCCCATGA
- a CDS encoding K+/H+ antiporter subunit F yields the protein MTGFQIIQTTLVVCMHVVGLAMLLATWRLLRGPTVPDRILALDTLSVTAIAELMLFGMYLNSAIYFEAALVIAMLGFGSTVVLSKFVLRRDIVE from the coding sequence ATGACTGGATTCCAGATCATCCAGACCACCCTGGTGGTGTGCATGCACGTGGTCGGCCTGGCCATGCTGCTGGCCACCTGGCGCCTGCTGCGCGGCCCGACCGTGCCCGACCGCATCCTGGCGCTGGACACCTTGTCGGTGACCGCCATCGCCGAACTGATGCTGTTCGGCATGTACCTGAACTCGGCGATCTACTTCGAGGCGGCGCTGGTCATTGCCATGCTCGGCTTCGGCAGCACCGTGGTGCTGAGCAAGTTCGTGCTGCGCCGGGACATCGTCGAATGA
- a CDS encoding Na+/H+ antiporter subunit G: MITFIQIALSVLLLFGCFFILVGALGLVKLSTFFKRLHAPTKASTLGVGCVLACSVCYHIFLGQDPQPRELLITVFLFITAPISAHMMAKAALSLLMETRPSLPGNERAKEEQLPPPEPPAR, translated from the coding sequence ATGATCACCTTCATCCAGATCGCCCTGTCGGTCCTGCTGCTGTTCGGCTGCTTCTTCATCCTGGTCGGCGCACTGGGGCTGGTGAAGCTGTCGACCTTCTTCAAGCGCCTGCACGCACCGACCAAGGCCAGCACCCTGGGCGTAGGCTGCGTGCTGGCCTGTTCGGTCTGCTACCACATCTTCCTGGGCCAGGATCCGCAGCCGCGCGAGCTGCTGATCACCGTGTTCCTGTTCATCACCGCGCCGATCAGCGCACACATGATGGCAAAGGCGGCACTGTCGCTGCTGATGGAAACCCGGCCCAGCCTGCCCGGCAACGAACGCGCCAAGGAAGAGCAGCTGCCGCCGCCGGAACCCCCCGCGCGTTGA
- a CDS encoding sodium:calcium antiporter → MIAISIAWFLLGLLLLALGGDSIVKAVSGLAQRFGTSAFTAGLLLLGVATSLPELAVNGRALWVGQPELALGNAIGSSIANLGLTLAVAAIAAPLLLRARLQGVLWWALLAAGLLLILFGLDGGLQRWEAGVLVVAFVLVQAVLLRRGRLEAPDVQAVIAESAVSRTSLPLNVLRVLIAALTLYWGARLVVGAAADFGAALGWTPLLVGLLPVAIGTALPEVAAALAAARRGQGDMVLGHVLGSSVVNLLLVIGVMGLLQPLALPASFVRLELPALLAFALVLYPMLRGDLRISRVEGAILLGAFVAWLGLEIALVM, encoded by the coding sequence ATGATCGCCATTTCAATTGCCTGGTTCCTGCTTGGCCTGCTGCTGCTGGCGCTGGGCGGGGATTCCATCGTCAAGGCCGTGTCCGGCCTGGCCCAGCGTTTCGGCACCAGCGCCTTCACGGCCGGCCTGCTGCTGTTGGGCGTTGCCACCTCGTTGCCGGAACTGGCGGTCAATGGACGCGCGCTGTGGGTCGGCCAGCCAGAGCTGGCCCTGGGCAACGCCATCGGCAGCAGTATCGCCAACCTCGGGCTTACCCTGGCCGTGGCCGCCATTGCGGCGCCGCTGCTGCTGCGCGCGCGCCTGCAGGGCGTCCTGTGGTGGGCGCTGCTGGCGGCCGGCCTGCTGCTGATCCTGTTCGGCCTGGACGGTGGCCTGCAGCGCTGGGAAGCCGGCGTGCTGGTGGTGGCCTTCGTGCTGGTGCAGGCCGTACTGCTGCGCCGTGGGCGTCTTGAAGCGCCGGACGTGCAGGCGGTCATCGCCGAGTCGGCCGTGAGCCGCACCAGCCTGCCCTTGAACGTGCTGCGTGTGCTGATCGCCGCACTGACCCTGTACTGGGGCGCGCGACTGGTGGTGGGTGCTGCGGCGGATTTTGGTGCGGCGCTGGGCTGGACCCCGTTGCTGGTGGGCCTGCTGCCGGTGGCCATCGGCACCGCGCTGCCGGAAGTAGCGGCGGCCCTTGCAGCCGCGCGGCGCGGCCAGGGCGACATGGTGCTGGGCCACGTGCTGGGATCCAGCGTGGTGAACCTGCTGCTGGTGATCGGTGTGATGGGGCTGCTGCAGCCGCTGGCTTTGCCGGCTTCGTTCGTGCGCCTGGAGCTGCCGGCGCTGCTGGCCTTCGCCCTGGTGCTGTACCCGATGCTGCGGGGCGATCTGCGGATCAGCCGCGTCGAGGGTGCGATCCTGCTGGGTGCCTTCGTGGCGTGGCTGGGGCTGGAGATCGCGCTGGTGATGTAG
- the hmgA gene encoding homogentisate 1,2-dioxygenase has translation MSTAITARGYQSGFGNEFATEAVAGALPVGQNSPQKVAHGLYAEQLSGTAFTAPRGSNRRSWLYRIRPAVTHGEFTPFAQSQLNCDFGAQPASPNQLRWSPLPLPELPTDFVEGLYTMGGNGSPDAHAGVGIHLYAANRDMVGRYFYNADGELLIVPQLGALRLLTELGVVEIEPQQIAVIPRGVRFRVELPDGPSRGYICENYGALLKLPDLGPIGANGLANPRDFETPHAAFEDVDGDFELIAKFEGRLWRAPIDHSPLDVVAWHGNYAPYRYDLRRFNTIGSISYDHPDPSIFLVLHSPSDTAGTSNMDFAIFPPRWLVAQNTFRPPWFHRNIASEFMGLVHGAYDAKAEGFVPGGASLHNCMSGHGPDAPTFDKASSADLSKADVIKDTMAFMFETRAVIRPSAQALAAGHRQGGYQQCWNGLRNNFRSP, from the coding sequence ATGTCCACCGCCATCACCGCCCGCGGCTACCAGTCCGGCTTCGGTAACGAGTTCGCCACCGAAGCCGTCGCCGGCGCGTTGCCGGTCGGGCAGAACTCGCCGCAGAAGGTGGCCCACGGCCTGTATGCCGAGCAGCTGTCCGGCACCGCGTTCACCGCGCCGCGCGGCAGCAACCGCCGCAGCTGGCTGTACCGCATCCGCCCGGCCGTGACGCACGGTGAATTCACCCCGTTCGCGCAGTCGCAGCTGAACTGTGATTTCGGCGCGCAGCCGGCGTCGCCCAACCAGCTGCGGTGGAGTCCACTGCCGCTGCCGGAACTGCCGACCGATTTCGTCGAAGGCCTGTACACGATGGGCGGCAATGGCTCGCCCGATGCTCATGCCGGCGTGGGCATCCATCTGTACGCGGCCAACCGGGACATGGTCGGCCGCTACTTCTACAACGCCGATGGCGAGCTGCTGATCGTGCCGCAGCTGGGTGCGCTGCGCCTGCTGACCGAACTGGGCGTGGTCGAGATCGAGCCGCAGCAGATCGCGGTGATACCGCGCGGTGTACGCTTCCGCGTCGAATTGCCTGATGGCCCCAGCCGCGGCTACATCTGCGAGAACTACGGCGCGCTGCTGAAGCTGCCGGACCTGGGGCCGATCGGCGCCAACGGCCTGGCCAATCCGCGTGATTTCGAGACCCCGCACGCCGCGTTCGAGGACGTGGACGGTGATTTCGAGCTGATCGCCAAGTTCGAGGGCCGCCTGTGGCGTGCGCCCATCGACCATTCACCGCTGGACGTGGTGGCGTGGCATGGCAACTACGCGCCGTACCGCTACGACCTGCGCCGCTTCAACACCATCGGCTCGATCAGCTACGACCATCCGGACCCCTCCATCTTCCTGGTGCTGCATTCGCCCAGCGACACCGCGGGCACCAGCAACATGGATTTCGCCATCTTCCCGCCGCGTTGGCTGGTGGCGCAGAACACGTTCCGCCCGCCGTGGTTCCACCGCAACATCGCCAGCGAGTTCATGGGCCTGGTGCACGGTGCCTACGACGCCAAGGCCGAAGGTTTCGTGCCGGGGGGCGCGTCGCTGCACAACTGCATGAGCGGGCACGGCCCGGATGCACCGACGTTCGACAAGGCGTCCAGCGCGGACCTGTCCAAGGCCGATGTCATCAAGGACACGATGGCCTTCATGTTCGAGACCCGCGCGGTGATCCGCCCCAGCGCACAGGCGTTGGCGGCCGGCCATCGCCAGGGTGGTTACCAGCAGTGCTGGAACGGCCTGCGCAACAATTTCCGTTCGCCGTAG
- the hppD gene encoding 4-hydroxyphenylpyruvate dioxygenase yields MNTAVPTASHPNPGMQVTTFENPMGIDGFEFVEFAAPAGRGQELHEYFRKMGFSAVLKHKQRPITVYRQGDVNFLVNEDPDSFAADFAEKHGPCACGFAIRFKKPGQEVYQTALGNGAEAIAFKPDSKAVNAPVIKGIGDCMLYLVDRYGSAGSVFDGDYEVIDGADLRPFGFGLTFIDHLTHNLYFGNMQQWSDYYERLFNFREIRYFDIKGLKTGLVSKAMTAPDGIVRIPLNESSDPKSQINEYLDAYKGEGIQHIACFTDNIYETVEAMRAQGVDFLDTPETYFDVIDQRVPNHGEDVARLAKNKILIDADPETHQRKLLQIFTQNCIGPIFFEIIQRKGNEGFGEGNFTALFESIERDQIRRGVL; encoded by the coding sequence ATGAATACCGCAGTCCCGACCGCCTCGCACCCGAACCCCGGCATGCAGGTCACCACCTTCGAGAACCCGATGGGCATCGACGGCTTCGAGTTCGTCGAATTTGCCGCCCCGGCCGGCCGTGGCCAGGAGCTGCACGAGTACTTCCGCAAGATGGGCTTCAGCGCGGTGCTCAAGCACAAGCAGCGTCCGATTACCGTCTATCGCCAGGGCGACGTCAACTTCCTCGTCAACGAAGACCCCGATTCCTTCGCCGCCGACTTCGCCGAAAAGCATGGTCCGTGCGCCTGCGGCTTCGCCATCCGCTTCAAGAAGCCGGGCCAGGAGGTCTACCAGACCGCCCTGGGCAACGGCGCAGAGGCCATCGCTTTCAAGCCGGACAGCAAGGCCGTCAATGCCCCGGTCATCAAGGGCATCGGCGATTGCATGCTGTACCTGGTCGACCGCTACGGCAGCGCCGGCAGCGTCTTCGATGGCGACTACGAGGTGATCGACGGCGCCGACCTGCGTCCGTTCGGCTTCGGCCTGACCTTCATCGACCACCTGACCCACAACCTGTACTTCGGCAACATGCAGCAGTGGTCGGACTACTACGAGCGCCTGTTCAACTTCCGCGAGATCCGCTACTTCGACATCAAGGGCCTGAAGACCGGCCTGGTGTCCAAGGCGATGACCGCGCCGGACGGCATCGTGCGCATTCCGCTGAATGAATCGTCCGACCCGAAGAGCCAGATCAACGAGTACCTGGACGCGTACAAGGGCGAGGGCATCCAGCACATCGCCTGCTTCACCGACAACATCTACGAGACCGTCGAAGCCATGCGCGCGCAGGGCGTGGATTTCCTCGACACGCCGGAGACCTACTTCGATGTGATCGATCAGCGCGTGCCGAACCACGGTGAGGACGTCGCGCGCCTGGCGAAGAACAAGATCCTGATCGACGCCGACCCGGAAACCCACCAGCGCAAGCTGCTGCAGATCTTTACCCAGAACTGCATCGGCCCGATCTTCTTCGAGATCATCCAGCGCAAGGGCAACGAGGGCTTCGGCGAAGGCAACTTCACCGCGCTGTTTGAAAGCATCGAGCGCGACCAGATCCGCCGCGGCGTGCTGTAA
- a CDS encoding MarR family transcriptional regulator → MSPADPASTRVRASHVLLDLEQFLPYRLSVLSNRVSGNIAKLYGDRYGLAIPEWRVITILALYPGSSASEVSDRTAMDKVAVSRAVARLLERGFIKRETHGDDRRRSVLALSAAGFEVYETIAPLVIEITRKLMSVLSEEEEQLLETLILRLAGDGLERMGEGV, encoded by the coding sequence ATGAGCCCAGCCGACCCCGCCTCCACCCGCGTGCGCGCCTCGCACGTCCTGCTCGACCTGGAACAGTTCCTGCCGTATCGGCTGAGCGTGCTGTCCAACCGCGTGAGCGGCAATATCGCCAAACTGTATGGCGACCGCTACGGCCTGGCCATTCCCGAATGGCGCGTCATCACCATCCTGGCGCTGTACCCGGGGTCGTCGGCCAGCGAGGTTTCCGACCGCACGGCGATGGACAAGGTGGCCGTCAGCCGGGCGGTGGCACGCCTGCTGGAACGGGGGTTCATCAAGCGTGAGACGCATGGCGACGATCGTCGGCGCTCGGTGCTGGCGCTGTCGGCGGCGGGTTTCGAGGTGTACGAGACCATCGCGCCACTGGTGATCGAAATCACCCGCAAGCTGATGTCGGTGCTGAGCGAGGAAGAGGAACAGCTGCTGGAGACGCTGATCCTGCGCTTGGCCGGAGATGGCCTGGAGCGGATGGGCGAAGGGGTCTGA
- a CDS encoding IS110 family transposase, which translates to MSDSLVIGLDVDSKELVPAVADCKAGDRIPNTKAGIARWLKTLPPRCRIGMEATGKHYELVARMAIQAGHVVYVINPRWIKNYGKATGARGKTDAMDAQVIARYVKKESDRLREYVPRSDEQQQMHDLLRKRQTLVETRARLEQSFEVTKSAPGELADILQAMASTLSELESQLQQLCRDGEHGALYKRLLTIPGIGPAVAAHLVYYMTRWPLANANAWIACTGLDPRPNESGGRTGRRRLSKQGAPVLRQMLYMAAMGLKRCRGGQPLYDDLSGRGHPSTAVFNILARKLARIAWGVFKSGKDFDPALLKVGQARFQQA; encoded by the coding sequence ATGTCCGATTCTCTTGTGATTGGTCTGGATGTGGACTCCAAGGAGCTCGTGCCAGCGGTGGCCGACTGCAAGGCGGGTGACAGAATCCCGAACACCAAGGCTGGCATCGCCAGATGGCTCAAGACGCTCCCGCCGCGATGCCGGATTGGCATGGAAGCGACCGGCAAGCACTATGAGTTGGTGGCGCGTATGGCTATTCAAGCCGGTCACGTGGTCTATGTGATCAATCCTCGCTGGATCAAGAACTACGGCAAGGCGACCGGCGCGCGCGGCAAGACCGATGCGATGGATGCCCAGGTGATCGCCCGGTACGTGAAGAAAGAAAGCGACCGCTTGCGTGAATACGTGCCACGCAGCGACGAGCAGCAGCAGATGCACGACCTGCTGCGCAAGCGACAGACGCTGGTGGAGACCCGGGCGCGTTTGGAACAGTCCTTCGAGGTCACCAAGAGCGCCCCAGGCGAACTGGCAGATATCCTTCAGGCAATGGCCAGCACGCTGTCGGAACTGGAAAGCCAACTGCAGCAGTTGTGCCGAGATGGAGAGCACGGAGCGCTCTACAAGCGTCTGCTGACCATTCCGGGGATCGGTCCGGCCGTGGCGGCGCATCTGGTCTACTACATGACGCGCTGGCCGCTGGCCAACGCCAACGCATGGATCGCCTGCACCGGCCTGGACCCTCGGCCCAACGAATCCGGCGGCAGAACCGGGCGGCGTCGGCTGTCCAAACAAGGCGCGCCCGTACTGCGCCAGATGCTGTACATGGCGGCTATGGGTCTCAAGCGTTGCCGCGGCGGGCAGCCGCTTTACGACGATCTATCAGGGCGCGGACACCCAAGCACAGCCGTATTCAACATTCTGGCCAGAAAGCTGGCCAGGATTGCGTGGGGTGTATTCAAGAGCGGCAAGGATTTCGATCCAGCCCTGTTGAAGGTGGGCCAAGCCCGCTTCCAGCAGGCTTGA